The region TATTATAAAGACACCTATCAGCATGGCGGAATTTCTCTGGAAGAAGTAATTATTCCGATTGCTATTTTGGAACCGAAATAAACAAGACAAAATTTAAAATACCGAAACATACTGTAAACAAACGCCTTTACAGTTAAAATGATAAAAGCCGGATAAATTATTTACCCGGCTTTTTTGTTTTGTAACATTAAAAAATACAAATTTGCAGGATTAAAGTAAAAATAAATGCTGGAAATTGAAATTTCTTCCATAGAACAATGGCAGGAGGTTGCTGAAAAAATCAAGCAGCTTCTGAAGCATAATATTCTGTTTCTGAAAGGTAATTTAGGAGCAGGAAAAACAACCTTTACACAACAACTGGTAAAATCTCTGGGAAGCAATGACGAAGTTACCTCCCCTACCTATTCTATTGTAAACGAATACGAAAGTCCGGAGGGCAAAATTTTTCATTTTGATCTTTACAGACTTCGCAACTTAGAAGAAGTTTATGATATTGGCATCGAGGATTATTTGGACAATGCCTTCCTTAGTATTATTGAATGGCCTGAGATATTTCAGGATGAAATTTCAGATCTGCCGCACCACGAAATGGAAATCACAAATTCAGATAACATAAGAACAATAAAATTTAAATAGTCCTATCTTTGTTATAAGGATTGATATAAAAGTTAGAAAATGGGTACAACAATTTTTACACCTTTCACAGAAAAAGAACTCATCCCCAAGGAAGAGAAATTAGAAATTGTACGAAAGGAAAAAAAGTTCAGCATCGGAATTCCGAAAGAAACTTGTCTTGACGAAAAAAGACTATGTCTTACTCCCGATGCAGTACAGGTATTAGTACATGCCGGCCATCGCATTATTATGGAAAATGGTGCAGGAGAAGGGTCTTTTTTCACCGATTTGCAATACGCTGAGGCTGGTGCAGAAATGACCACCGACACTCAGGAAGTATTTAATCAGAATATTATTCTGAAAATCAATCCGCCAACACTGGAAGAGATAGAATTCCTTAAGCCTTGTTCTTATATTATCTCTGCATTACAGATTAACCTGAGTTCCAAAGAATATTTCAAGAAATTATCCGAAAAGAAAATCAATGCAATTGCATTTGAATATATTATGGATGAATATAAGCAATACTCTCTTGTACGTCTTATTGGAGAAATTGCAGGTACAGTATCCATATTATACTCTTCCGAGCTTCTTGCTCAGACTAACGGACAAATGCTTGGTGGCATCACAGGGGTAAGACCTACAGAGGTAGTAATCGTGGGTGCCGGAATTGTTGGTGAATATGCTACAAAAGCAGCTATTGGATTAGGTGCCAGTGTAAAAGTATTTGATAATTCTCTATCCAAACTAAGAAGACTAAATGTATTGGTAGACAGCAGAGTACCAACTTCTATTATCGATCCAAAAGAACTGAAAAAGAGTCTGAGACGCGCAGATGTTGTAATCGGAGCTTTACCAAGACTTAATATGTTACCTATCGTTACCGAAGATATGGTAATGCATATGAAAAAGGGCAGCGTAATTATAGATGTTACCGTAGATAATGGCAAGTGTATAGAAACATCGGAACTTACTACTCTTTCCAAACCTACCTTTATAAAACACGATGTTATTCACTGTGGATTACCTAATCTTACCTCTCGTATGTCCAGAACAACGACAAAGGCTATAAGTAATTTCTTTTTAAGCTACTTACTGGATTTCGATCAGGAAGGTGGTTTTGAAAATGTTCTGGTAAAAAACAGCGAAATGAAGCAGAGCCTTTATATGTATAAAGGCAGACTTACGAAGCAGGCTATTGCAAACAAATTCGGAATGCAGTACCATGATATCAACCTTTTAATTTTCTAAATGCGTAGATTCAGATTTTATTTAATAGGCCTTATTCCGGGGATCATTATTGTATTCTTTATCCTAAACCAAAAAGGAACCAGTTGTTCTTATTTTCCAAATGACCGTGTGGTTGCCGAAACCCTTACAAAAGACTTTGTTCTTTCTCCGGATTTCCAGCAAGAGCTCAAGGCATTGAACCTGAATGAAAAATTCCTAAAGGACAGCATTGTGAGCAAGGGAAAAATAGACTTTGACAGAAGTGAAGCTCAAAAGCAACCTTGTCCGAAATACCTACTTTCCTACCCTTCCAAAAAACCTGTATACGAGGTACAGTACGAAAAGTGCAAAGAAAATGCTCAGTTCATCAACATTAAAAAGATAAATTAACCATAAACAAATGGCCGGAATTTCTTCCGGTCATTTTTATTTATAAACTCGACGGTGTCGAGGTAATAGTCAAAAAATATTATTTCTCTATGTTCTTTCTCTGGTTTTGTATTTGATTGATATTAATCATCACAAGACTCCTCGATTTAGGGACCTACATCATAAAACACAGATCAAAGTCAAAGTATTCAGATTAAATTTTGCTATTAATTACAAAAACTCATCAAGGCTTTATTGGATTAAAAATTTGATTTACTTTAGGTAATCCTTACCTTTAGGTTATGAAAATCCTAAACTCCGGTCAGATTAAAATTCTGGATCAGGAAACTATTGCAATTCAGAATATCTCTTCGTGGCAGCTAATGGAACGTGCTTCCGAAGCAGTTACCAATGCTATTCTGGATAAAATAAAAGGCCAGCAGCCAACTTTCAGCATATTTTGTGGAAAAGGAAATAATGGTGGCGACGGGCTGGCAATAGCCAGAATTCTATTTAGAAAAAATTTCGAAGTCAACATTTTTCTGCATCAGGCTGAACAATATTCCAAAGAAAATCTGGAGAATCAGAAAAGATTAAAAAATATGGGTATCAATGTTACTGTTTTCAATGAAAGCACTACTATTGATATTCATGAAAGCACCATCGTGATAGATGCCCTTTTCGGAAATGGTTTACATACTCCTTTAGATCAGAAATGGAAAACTATTTTCCAACAAATTACAGATTCTTCACCTCTTAGTATTTTTGCAGTAGATCTGCCATCAGGTTTTATGGCGGATCGTGCAATGGATGAAGATTATCCTTGTCTGAAAGCTGATCATGTATTTACTTTTGAAATACCTAAAACGGGTCTTCTTTTCCCAACATCACAAAAATGGCTGAATGACTTCTCCATCGTTAAAATAGAGCTGGATAAAAACATCCGGGAAAGCTTTGATTCCTTTTACTATTTCATCGAGAAAAGGATGATGAAAAAGCTTTTAAAACCAGCTTCAAAGTTTTCGCATAAAGGAACTTTTGGCCATGTATTAATTATGGGTGGCAGCTACGGAAAAATTGGGGCTACAGTTCTAAGTAGTCTGGCTGCATTAAAAACAGGCAGTGGCCTTGTTACTGCTTATTTACCCAAATGCGGTTACAATATTATACAAAACAGTGTAACAGAAGCTATGTGTATTACAGATCCTAATGAAGAATATTTATCCAAGGCTCCGGATTTAAACACATATCAGGCTATAGCTATTGGCATGGGAGTTGGTCAACATAAAGAAACAGAAAAAATAATCCTAAAATGTCTGAAAGATAATCCTAACCAACATTTTGTTATTGATGCTGATGCCTTAAACATCCTGGCAAAACAGAAAAAGCCCTTTCAGTATATTCCCAAAAATTCCATCCTAACACCACACCCGAAAGAACTACAGCGACTGATTGGCGACTGGAAGGATGACTTTGAAAAAATTGAAAAGGTAAGGGCTATCGCCATAAAATATGAAATCAATATCCTAATAAAAGGAGCTTACACCGCTAGTATATTGTCAGATGGTAATTGTTATTTCAACTCCACAGGCAATTGGGGAATGGCAACCGCGGGCTCGGGGGATACACTTTCAGGAATACTCGTTTCTCTTATAGGACAGGGGTATTCATCCCATGAAGCTTGCCTTTTAGGCACTTATTTACATGGATTGGCCGGAGATTTAGCATCAGAAAAAATACATCCGCATTCTCTGGTTGCTTCTGATATTTCAAATTTTATAAGTGCTGCTTATTTCGAGCTGACCAAGTAACATGAATTCCTGACAAATTTTAAAAGGAACTAATATTTTTTGAATAAAAAATTTTGTCACCTCATCTGTAATTTCTAATTTAGCCTCGTGAAAATGAACAACGCATATTATTATTCTAATCTTAACTGCCGTTAGGACAAGAATGATATGTCAAAATATTAATGAACCCTGTCCTTAAAAGACAGGGTTTATTTTTTTTAGTATAGTAAAGAAAACAGAATCATGAATATCAGTATTATTGGAACCGGGCTTATCGGCGGATCGATGGCCCTGAAATTAAAACAAAAAGGGATTGCCTCTAAAATTATCGGGATTGACAAAAATGAAGAGCACCTAAAAGAAGCTAAATCTTTAGGGATTATAGACGACTATATGCCTTTTGAGGAGGGTGTAAAAAGTGCAGACCTTATTATTGTTGCTATCCCGGTAGATGCAGCCAGAATAATTCTCCCAAGCATACTGGATTTACTAAATGATCAACAAACCGTAATGGATGTAGGCTCTACTAAAAACGGTATTATAAAAGCTATTAAAAACCATCCGAACCGTTCCAGATATGTTGCCACTCACCCGATGTGGGGTACTGAGAATAGTGGACCTAAAGCTGCAATGGCAGATGCCTTTACCGGTAGAGCTGCTGTAATATGCAATCAGGAAGAATCTGCAAAAGATGCCGTAGAACTTGTGCAAAAAGTTTATGATGCACTTGAAATGAATCTTTTGTACATGGACTCCGAAGATCATGATATTCATACCGCTTATATCAGCCATATATCACACATCACTTCATATGCGCTTGCCAATACCGTTTTGGAAAAAGAAAAAGAGGAAGATACTATTTTTCAGTTAGCAAGCACCGGTTTTTCGAGTACAGTACGTCTGGCGAAATCGCATCCGGAAATGTGGGTACCTATCTTCAGACAAAATAAAGAAAATGTTCTGGATGTTCTGAATGAACATATTTCGCAACTGAGAAAATTTAAATCAGCACTGGAAAAAGAAAATTATGAATACTTGGAAGAATTAATTCTGAAAGCTAATAAAATAAGAGGAATTCTGAAGTAAAATATCTGAATTTAAAAAGGGTAAAATAAGCAAGAATTGGGTTGTTAAACATTCTGTTTTAGATAAAATTTGTCTGAAAAAAGAATGAATACAAATTTTAAAATTCAAGGGCTCGATTATGAGGAATTCTCATCATTATTCGCTTTGTCAGATGAAGAATTAGCAAAACGTAATATTGTACGGAAAACGGTTGATAAAGCTTACGCTTTTCCTTGTCGGGTTAGCCTCGAAGATGCTGAAATTGGAGAAAGAGTTTTATTACTTTCATTTCAACATGTAAAAAATGATTCTCCTTATAATTCAGCAGGTGCAATTTTTATTCGTGAAAATGCGCGTAAAAGAGAAATAGCAGAAAATGAAATTCCGGACGTACTGAGCAGGAGATTATTATCTCTTCGTGCTTATAACAAAAACGGAATAATGATACAAACTGATGTTTTAAACGGAACAGAGCTTAAAAATGTTTTACATCAGTGGTTTGAAAATCCGGATATTGATTATATCCACATTCACAATGCCAAACCTGGCTGCTATAGTTGTCTGGTTAAGCGTTCAGTTTAAATTAAGGAAAAAGGCTTCATTAATTTGAAGCCTTTTGTTTTTGTTGATATTCATTGATTAAGTCTAGTGTACGTTGTATTGATCTTTGATCTTTCCAATCATCATGCCCTGCAACAACGTACTGAGCACCGGAAAACTTTTGTTGAATATTGTGTACAGACTGCGTCCAGTCGTTTACATATGCTTCTCCAATATACCCCAGGTCTTTTGAATCAGCGCTTTTTATAATACAACCTCCAACCAATACTTTTTCTTTTGGAAACCATACCACCACATTATCTGCTGTATGTCCTTTTCCGGGATAGTAAACCTGAAACTCGGATTTTCCTACTTTGAAAGATTTATTATTGTCAAAAGTATATTGTGCTCTTGGCTTATTCTCTTTTGCTAAAATAGAATCTGTCATTTTAGTAGAATAAGTTTTTGCACCTATTTTACCAAAATATTCAAGACCTCCGGCACGATCATCATGAGAATGTGTTGCAATATTCATAATAACTTTCTTTCCGTGTTTTTTATAAATCTCGTCCGTAAAGCTTTTAAATTTGTCTTCTCCCCACGGACAGTCTATAACCACAACACCCTTATCAGTTACCAGATATACTGCATTAGCGGCATATTTAGTCCCGTTAAATGTATTGTAGGTTGTGTATACATACAGATTATCTTTTAGCTTATCAATTTTAACGTCAGGATTCTCCTGTCCAAACATAAAAAAACTCATAAAACCAAAAACAAGGATCAGTGCCCGCATTATATTCTTCATAATATTTAATTTATTAAGTATAAATAACGGAATTCTCTACAATTTATTATCTTCTGATTTATTAAAAAAAAATAAAATAATTAAATTGATAATTTACGTTAAATTATATACTATTATCCTACTCCAATTAGCATTCAGCTACATTCACTGCTACTGCCAGCCCTCCTTCCGAAGTTTCTTTATACTTGGTATTCATATCCAAAGCAGTCTCCCACATCGATTTAATCACCTGATCCAATGAAACCCTTGCATTATCCGGATTAGATTCCAATGCAATATTAGAGGCCGTAATAGCTTTAATTGCTCCCATCGAGTTTCTCTCAATACAAGGAATCTGCACAAGTCCGCCAATCGGATCGCATGTTAATCCTAAATGGTGCTCCATAGCAATTTCTGCCGCTTGTAATACCTGTTTTGGTGAGCCTCCCATAATTTCGGTTAATCCGGCTGCTGCCATTGCTGAAGACACTCCGATCTCTGCCTGACAACCTCCCATTGCCGCCGAGATTGTTGCATTCTTTTTAAATAATGTTCCTATTTCTCCGGCTACAATTAAAAATCTTACAATATCATCTTCCGAGGTATGTTCTGTAAAGCACTGCGAATACATCAAAACTGCAGGAATCACTCCGCTGGCGCCATTTGTAGGTGCGGTGATAATTCTTCCGAAAGATGCATTTTCTTCGTTTACAGCAAGGGCAAAGCAACTCACCCATTTATTAATTGTACTGAAGGTTTCTTCGGCATCTACCACCAATTGAAACCAATCATTTATATTTTTATAAATTTTATCACCTAAAAGCTTTCTGTTAATTCCGGCTGCTCGGCGTGTAACATTTAATCCACCCGGAAGAATACCTTCACGGTTTACCCCTTTGTAAATACATTCTTTAATCTGCTGCCAAATGTATAATGCCTGCTTGCGTGTTTCTTCTTCTGATCTCCATGATTCCTCATTTAAAAGAATAAGATCCGAAATTCTGTTAAGGCTAAGTTTATCAATATATCTCTTAATATCATCGGCATGATGACAAGGATAAAGTGTACGAACACAATTATTCTCTATTGAGTTTTCTTCTTGTGTCGCTACAAACCCACCACCTACTGAATAATAATCTTTAGATATTTCTTCACCATTATTGAAAACAGCACGGAAGATCATCCCATTAGGGTGAAAATCCAGAGATCTTTCCATATTCAGGATTAAGTGATGTCCATATACAAAAGGAATCACATGCTCCCCACCAAGATTTAGCTTCTGAGACTCTTTTATCTCGGTTACTTTATCATCTATTTTAGAAGTATCTATTAATTTAAAATCTTCACCACTCAGCCCCATCATTCCGGCAATATCGGTACCGTGTCCGATTCCCGTTTTGGCCAGTGAGCCAAAGAATTCTACGAAAACTTCTTTTACATCTGCTATTTTATATTCACGACGGATATGATCCAGAAACATTTCTGCTGCATTCCAAGGTCCCATAGTATGAGAACTGGAAGGACCTATACCTACTTTTATAATTTCAAAAACACTAATCGATTGCATAATCTGAATTTATACAAATTTAGCATTTTATCTACAGGTAGTCAATGATAAATATGGGATATAATGGGGAAAGTTGAAAAGTTGATAATAAGCTAAATTATTAAATGGTTCCCGACACACTGCATTTCATTTCACACTCGAACCGATGAGATTTTATATTAAACTTTACTTAGAGTGATATTACTCGTTCAAAATATCTTCTTTTAGGAGTCTCAGGCTAAGTAGAGTCTATAGAGAGTCTGACGAACTATCGAAGTCTTATTTAGAAATTATATCAACCAAAAACCTTTCGTAAAATATCCGATACTTCCTTTGCTCTGGTTACGGGGAATAAATGAGAAGCTCCTTTAATAATATAATCCGGAGCAGAATTTTTCACAGGAAACACCACATCTTTATCGGCCAGAATCTGAACAACTTCTTTTTGCTCCTCTCCTTTCCAATTTAAGATCTGATGAATACACCATTTCAGATAATAAGGCTGTCTCACCGTAAAGTATTCGTAAAGCTTATCAATCCTTTTATCATTAGCTTTACGGAAAAAGGCGTATGAAATAGCTTTCTTATTGGAGAAAAAGCTCATTGGAACTATTTTATACAGGCGTAATAATTGATTCCAATTAAAAAATTTTGATTTTTCATGACAGGATTTAATGCTTCCCAGAATAACAATTTTTTTAGCAGGTTTCAGTTTATGAATTTCCTGTACCAAAACACCTCCAAAAGAATAGCCAAATAAATAAAACGTTTTGGTATCATCTATTTTCTCTGCCATTCTGGAAATATAATGATCAAAATCTTCATCCCTCTCCGGCATAAGCCAGTCGATAAAAACAGGCTCAATATCTTCGTTGAAAGTTATTTTGTCAAATACGCGTGCATTAGCTCCCAGCCCGCTGATGATATAGAGTTTTATTTTAGAATCCTGAAGTTGCATCTAACTACAAATATAAGATAAACCTAAAGTTTCTCCTTTATAAGGTTACTCCACTTTCCAAAATACTAAATGTTTTTCTTTCATTATCAATTTCCGCCATTACACCGTAAGGAATTGTAAATACGGGGCAAGTATGTCCAAAATTCATTTCAGTTACAATTGTCAGATCATCCCGACCTTCCTCATCTCTTATAACCTGCAATAGTATTTCATTATACTCCTGAACATATTTATTATCATAAGGCCTTCCTAAAATAAGTCCGTTAATTTTATTAAAAACACCCTGTGCAGCATAATTTCTTAATGCCCAACAAAACTGAAGCGGCGACATCATCTCTTCTGAGGTCTCCAAAAATAAGATCTTTCCATCCCAATCGGACTCTGAAAACCAGAAATCCGTTCCCTTCAAAAATTCCAAAACATCTACACAACCACCAATCAGCTGTCCTTTAATTTTTCCAGTACCTTGGAGAAAATTCCATTGACTGTCTTTTACAAGGCTACGCTTAGTATTCTGCAATTCGGGTTTCCCCCATTCTAAACGCTCTGTTGTCCATCCATCAGAATTTGGCAGAATTTGACCTGCTGGCTCTGCTGAGAAGAGAGTCCGTTTAATATCCTCTATCTGGTACCTATGCATACCTCCATTTTCTGCGAAGCCTACCAATACAGATGTACCATAAAAAGAAGTTAATCCTGCTTTGTAACAAGCTATATGAGTAACCGTGGTATCTGAAAATCCCAGAAATATTTTAGGATTACTACGGATTACAGAAAGATCAGTAAAAGATAATGTTCTGATACTATCATCCCCACCAATATTTGAAATAATGGCTTTTACAGATGAATTCAAGAAGGCTTCCATTAAATCTTCTGCTCTTGCCTGAGGATTTTTATAAATGTAATCTGCAGATTTCAGGGCATTTTTTGTTTCTATAACATGGAGTCCAAAAACTTCTTCCAGTTGTTTTTTTCCGGCTTCATATCTGTGTGGAAAAGTTCCTGCCCCACCCCATGAAAGAGAAAGGGTAGCAACAGTATCTCCTGGCTTCAATAGCTGTGGTCTGGTGAGTATCATGTTTACAAAAATATAATAAAAAACGGGAAGTAGAGACTACTTCCCGTTTCATTAAAAATACTAACTATATTTTATTTATCTCGCAGTCACTTTTACAAGCATATCGATATCGTCTTTGATAACAACATCTTTCATTCCAGCTTTATAGTTTACTCCAAACTTCTGTCTGTCGAAAGAAAATTTGTTAGAAACGATACTTACTTGTCCTTTGCTATTATTAATTTTTGCAGGGAAAGAGATAGCTTCAGTTTTACCTTTTACAGTAAGATTTCCGTTTACTACATAGTTGTAAACTTTATCATTGTTAGCTTTTACAGAAGTAATAGTAAAGCTTGCAGTCGGGAATTTTTCAACTTCAAAGAAGTCACCATTTTTAAGGTGTCCGTTTAGTTTTTGTTGTTCTTCACCAGCAACGTCTGTAGCGTTGATACTCGTCATATCTAATACGAAAGTACCTCCTGCAACCTGATTATTTTTCAAAACGATATTACCGCTTTTCAGATTTACTTTACCATAATGTGAAGAAGCATCAGACTTCATCACTTTATAGCCCCACCACTGGATATCAGAACCAACTACTTTTTTGGTTTGTCCAAATGCCAAACCTGCTGTCATTAATAATAGAAAACCTAACTTTTTCATGTGTTGAATTTATGTTGATGCAAAAGTATACCTTTTTTATAGACGATTGCCTTATCCTATGATAAGTTTTCAACAATGACTATAAAAACTGCATTTTCACCTTTTATGCTCTTCCATAAGCTCCATAGTAAGCAGCTCCCATTAAAGCAGTTTTACTATTCAGGATTAAGTAGATCGGAATATCTTTTAGTATATGTTCCATTTTATCACTTACGATAAAATTCTGATGGAATTTATCTTTGTTCAGCAAATTAAAAATCTTCGGAGGAATACCACCCCCTAATAATAATCCGCCTGTTGCTTTTAGTTTTAATACAAGGTTCGTAGCCTCCCGTGCCATAAAGTCCACAAACATTTCCATTGCAAGAGAACATGTAGGATCCAGTTCACGCATAGCTGTATGGCTAATAATCGCTGAAGGATCTCCTTCTTCCTCAAACTTCTGAGTAAGCCATGCTGGTTCAGGATGTTTTTTTACATCGCGCAGGAATCTGTAAATATTAAAGATCCCGGGGCCTGAGATTACAGTTTCCCAGCTTACGATACCATAAATAGAGTTCAGGTATTCATAGAACTCAACTTCCGTTTTATTTCTTGGAGAAAATTCGGAATGTCCACCTTCTGTCGCAAATGGTCTCAAAGCTTTGCCATCCCAGAATAACCCAGCCTCACCAAGACCTGTTC is a window of Elizabethkingia anophelis R26 DNA encoding:
- the tsaE gene encoding tRNA (adenosine(37)-N6)-threonylcarbamoyltransferase complex ATPase subunit type 1 TsaE, which encodes MLEIEISSIEQWQEVAEKIKQLLKHNILFLKGNLGAGKTTFTQQLVKSLGSNDEVTSPTYSIVNEYESPEGKIFHFDLYRLRNLEEVYDIGIEDYLDNAFLSIIEWPEIFQDEISDLPHHEMEITNSDNIRTIKFK
- a CDS encoding L-serine ammonia-lyase: MQSISVFEIIKVGIGPSSSHTMGPWNAAEMFLDHIRREYKIADVKEVFVEFFGSLAKTGIGHGTDIAGMMGLSGEDFKLIDTSKIDDKVTEIKESQKLNLGGEHVIPFVYGHHLILNMERSLDFHPNGMIFRAVFNNGEEISKDYYSVGGGFVATQEENSIENNCVRTLYPCHHADDIKRYIDKLSLNRISDLILLNEESWRSEEETRKQALYIWQQIKECIYKGVNREGILPGGLNVTRRAAGINRKLLGDKIYKNINDWFQLVVDAEETFSTINKWVSCFALAVNEENASFGRIITAPTNGASGVIPAVLMYSQCFTEHTSEDDIVRFLIVAGEIGTLFKKNATISAAMGGCQAEIGVSSAMAAAGLTEIMGGSPKQVLQAAEIAMEHHLGLTCDPIGGLVQIPCIERNSMGAIKAITASNIALESNPDNARVSLDQVIKSMWETALDMNTKYKETSEGGLAVAVNVAEC
- a CDS encoding bifunctional ADP-dependent NAD(P)H-hydrate dehydratase/NAD(P)H-hydrate epimerase yields the protein MKILNSGQIKILDQETIAIQNISSWQLMERASEAVTNAILDKIKGQQPTFSIFCGKGNNGGDGLAIARILFRKNFEVNIFLHQAEQYSKENLENQKRLKNMGINVTVFNESTTIDIHESTIVIDALFGNGLHTPLDQKWKTIFQQITDSSPLSIFAVDLPSGFMADRAMDEDYPCLKADHVFTFEIPKTGLLFPTSQKWLNDFSIVKIELDKNIRESFDSFYYFIEKRMMKKLLKPASKFSHKGTFGHVLIMGGSYGKIGATVLSSLAALKTGSGLVTAYLPKCGYNIIQNSVTEAMCITDPNEEYLSKAPDLNTYQAIAIGMGVGQHKETEKIILKCLKDNPNQHFVIDADALNILAKQKKPFQYIPKNSILTPHPKELQRLIGDWKDDFEKIEKVRAIAIKYEINILIKGAYTASILSDGNCYFNSTGNWGMATAGSGDTLSGILVSLIGQGYSSHEACLLGTYLHGLAGDLASEKIHPHSLVASDISNFISAAYFELTK
- a CDS encoding prephenate dehydrogenase; this encodes MNISIIGTGLIGGSMALKLKQKGIASKIIGIDKNEEHLKEAKSLGIIDDYMPFEEGVKSADLIIVAIPVDAARIILPSILDLLNDQQTVMDVGSTKNGIIKAIKNHPNRSRYVATHPMWGTENSGPKAAMADAFTGRAAVICNQEESAKDAVELVQKVYDALEMNLLYMDSEDHDIHTAYISHISHITSYALANTVLEKEKEEDTIFQLASTGFSSTVRLAKSHPEMWVPIFRQNKENVLDVLNEHISQLRKFKSALEKENYEYLEELILKANKIRGILK
- the blaB gene encoding BlaB family subclass B1 metallo-beta-lactamase, with protein sequence MKNIMRALILVFGFMSFFMFGQENPDVKIDKLKDNLYVYTTYNTFNGTKYAANAVYLVTDKGVVVIDCPWGEDKFKSFTDEIYKKHGKKVIMNIATHSHDDRAGGLEYFGKIGAKTYSTKMTDSILAKENKPRAQYTFDNNKSFKVGKSEFQVYYPGKGHTADNVVVWFPKEKVLVGGCIIKSADSKDLGYIGEAYVNDWTQSVHNIQQKFSGAQYVVAGHDDWKDQRSIQRTLDLINEYQQKQKASN
- a CDS encoding alanine dehydrogenase — encoded protein: MGTTIFTPFTEKELIPKEEKLEIVRKEKKFSIGIPKETCLDEKRLCLTPDAVQVLVHAGHRIIMENGAGEGSFFTDLQYAEAGAEMTTDTQEVFNQNIILKINPPTLEEIEFLKPCSYIISALQINLSSKEYFKKLSEKKINAIAFEYIMDEYKQYSLVRLIGEIAGTVSILYSSELLAQTNGQMLGGITGVRPTEVVIVGAGIVGEYATKAAIGLGASVKVFDNSLSKLRRLNVLVDSRVPTSIIDPKELKKSLRRADVVIGALPRLNMLPIVTEDMVMHMKKGSVIIDVTVDNGKCIETSELTTLSKPTFIKHDVIHCGLPNLTSRMSRTTTKAISNFFLSYLLDFDQEGGFENVLVKNSEMKQSLYMYKGRLTKQAIANKFGMQYHDINLLIF
- a CDS encoding alpha/beta hydrolase — encoded protein: MQLQDSKIKLYIISGLGANARVFDKITFNEDIEPVFIDWLMPERDEDFDHYISRMAEKIDDTKTFYLFGYSFGGVLVQEIHKLKPAKKIVILGSIKSCHEKSKFFNWNQLLRLYKIVPMSFFSNKKAISYAFFRKANDKRIDKLYEYFTVRQPYYLKWCIHQILNWKGEEQKEVVQILADKDVVFPVKNSAPDYIIKGASHLFPVTRAKEVSDILRKVFG
- the glk gene encoding glucokinase, whose product is MRFPLHLPGWKNADNDGLSVIATDIGGTKTNLGWFVSENHKMVLKEEATYPSRDYSSFSDIIKDFIKNYKLELPDVLSIGVAGPVVDGKCITTNLPWSLDVSLLKNELRINRVEMINDLEATAYGLAEVNDGYLATIHKGNPNIHGNVAILAPGTGLGEAGLFWDGKALRPFATEGGHSEFSPRNKTEVEFYEYLNSIYGIVSWETVISGPGIFNIYRFLRDVKKHPEPAWLTQKFEEEGDPSAIISHTAMRELDPTCSLAMEMFVDFMAREATNLVLKLKATGGLLLGGGIPPKIFNLLNKDKFHQNFIVSDKMEHILKDIPIYLILNSKTALMGAAYYGAYGRA
- a CDS encoding YceI family protein, with the protein product MKKLGFLLLMTAGLAFGQTKKVVGSDIQWWGYKVMKSDASSHYGKVNLKSGNIVLKNNQVAGGTFVLDMTSINATDVAGEEQQKLNGHLKNGDFFEVEKFPTASFTITSVKANNDKVYNYVVNGNLTVKGKTEAISFPAKINNSKGQVSIVSNKFSFDRQKFGVNYKAGMKDVVIKDDIDMLVKVTAR
- a CDS encoding DUF1203 domain-containing protein translates to MNTNFKIQGLDYEEFSSLFALSDEELAKRNIVRKTVDKAYAFPCRVSLEDAEIGERVLLLSFQHVKNDSPYNSAGAIFIRENARKREIAENEIPDVLSRRLLSLRAYNKNGIMIQTDVLNGTELKNVLHQWFENPDIDYIHIHNAKPGCYSCLVKRSV
- a CDS encoding S66 family peptidase; the protein is MILTRPQLLKPGDTVATLSLSWGGAGTFPHRYEAGKKQLEEVFGLHVIETKNALKSADYIYKNPQARAEDLMEAFLNSSVKAIISNIGGDDSIRTLSFTDLSVIRSNPKIFLGFSDTTVTHIACYKAGLTSFYGTSVLVGFAENGGMHRYQIEDIKRTLFSAEPAGQILPNSDGWTTERLEWGKPELQNTKRSLVKDSQWNFLQGTGKIKGQLIGGCVDVLEFLKGTDFWFSESDWDGKILFLETSEEMMSPLQFCWALRNYAAQGVFNKINGLILGRPYDNKYVQEYNEILLQVIRDEEGRDDLTIVTEMNFGHTCPVFTIPYGVMAEIDNERKTFSILESGVTL